Sequence from the Anaerobaca lacustris genome:
CAGCGTTCCGACGTTCTACTCGAACCAGGTGCTCGAGGCCGAGCGGTTCTACCTCGACGCCGTCGGCGGGGCGGGCCAGCCGCTGGCGGTGGTCTGTGGCGGGCGGGAGCGGTGCGGGCCCGACTACCGGATCGACCGGGCCGATTTTCCCTTCCATTCGATCGAGTTCGTCGCCCGTGGCACGGGCGCGCTGCGCCTCAAAGGCCGAACCGTGGCTCTCTACCCCGGCCGCATCTTCACCTACGGGCCCGGTGTTGCCCACCTGATCACCACCGACGCCGGCGAGCCGCTTGTGAAATACTTCGTCGACTTCACAGGGCCTTCTGCTGCCAAAGTCCTGTCTGAAAACGACTTAGCTCCCGGTTCTGCCGTCCGTGTCGCCTCGCCCGATGCGGTCCTGCGGATCTTCGACGACCTGATCGCCAATGGCTCGTCCGGCACGCGCCACGGCCCGGCTATCTGCGCCAAGCTGGTCGAGCTGCTGGCCCTCAAGATCGCCGAAGCCGGGCTCGTCGACGACCCCTATCGCACCGCGGCCTTCTCCACCTACCAAAGCTGCCGGCAGTACATCCGCGACCACTTCGCGACGCTGCGGGCCCTGGCGGAGATCGCCGAGGCCTGCCGGATCGATGAGGCCTACCTGTGCCGCCTCTTCAAGCGGTTCGACAGCCAGAGCCCCTATCAGTACCTCACCCAGCTCAAGATGGCCCAGGCCGCCCGAGCCCTCCAGCGAAACGACGCGCTCATCAAGCA
This genomic interval carries:
- a CDS encoding helix-turn-helix transcriptional regulator, which translates into the protein MSHDIRDTGSVPTFYSNQVLEAERFYLDAVGGAGQPLAVVCGGRERCGPDYRIDRADFPFHSIEFVARGTGALRLKGRTVALYPGRIFTYGPGVAHLITTDAGEPLVKYFVDFTGPSAAKVLSENDLAPGSAVRVASPDAVLRIFDDLIANGSSGTRHGPAICAKLVELLALKIAEAGLVDDPYRTAAFSTYQSCRQYIRDHFATLRALAEIAEACRIDEAYLCRLFKRFDSQSPYQYLTQLKMAQAARALQRNDALIKQVAFELGFADPFHFSRAFKKVFGLSPAAFRKLR